Proteins encoded together in one Nitrospirae bacterium YQR-1 window:
- a CDS encoding SDR family oxidoreductase: protein MPIALVTGASGGLGKAIVLSLLKDSAEVIAVYNSSKITIDGYDKTMHPIKTDIRHKSEIEKVAGYISENFEKLDYLINSAGISLDGLIVNYSESKWDEVIAVNLTATFNVIREMIELLKKSENPHIINISSRSAIRGVAGQCAYSASKAALIGLSHTLAMELSPYNIKVNTVLPGYLNTTMGTANKTAMKRARQESALGTLSSPEEAAMFIATILKTTRLTGQIFTLDSRP from the coding sequence ATGCCCATAGCTCTTGTCACCGGCGCATCAGGCGGCCTTGGAAAAGCAATTGTTTTATCACTTTTAAAGGACTCCGCTGAGGTTATCGCTGTTTATAACAGTAGTAAGATTACAATTGACGGCTATGACAAAACCATGCACCCCATTAAAACCGATATTAGACACAAATCGGAAATAGAAAAGGTTGCCGGTTACATAAGTGAAAATTTCGAAAAACTCGATTACCTTATAAACTCCGCCGGAATATCTCTTGACGGCCTTATTGTAAATTACTCCGAGAGCAAATGGGATGAGGTCATTGCAGTGAATTTAACTGCAACTTTTAATGTTATCAGAGAGATGATTGAATTGTTAAAAAAATCGGAAAATCCCCATATCATTAATATTTCATCAAGGTCCGCTATAAGGGGCGTTGCCGGTCAGTGCGCCTATAGTGCATCAAAGGCGGCACTTATCGGGCTTTCCCACACACTGGCTATGGAGCTCTCACCGTATAACATAAAAGTCAACACCGTCCTTCCCGGCTACCTTAATACCACTATGGGCACGGCTAATAAGACTGCAATGAAAAGGGCCCGGCAGGAAAGCGCACTGGGCACTCTTTCCAGCCCTGAGGAGGCGGCCATGTTCATAGCTACAATTTTAAAAACCACAAGACTTACAGGACAGATTTTTACTCTGGATAGCAGACCGTGA
- the lexA gene encoding transcriptional repressor LexA translates to MATGNDTTAAGGGKELTHRQGEILEFIKEHVATIGYPPTIREICSRFGFSSPDTARHHVDALKRKGYLRQEPLKQRALEVSGMRMPNMQRIPLLGNIRAGTPGLAVEDVAEYLDVDTSLFNLTSGFALRVKGDSMTEAGILEGDIVFVDKERAVSNGDIGIALIGDEATVKRIYREDTTVRLVPENKNMAAIVVDAADVLIIGKVAGVLRRL, encoded by the coding sequence ATGGCAACAGGTAATGACACTACGGCGGCAGGCGGCGGCAAAGAGCTGACGCACAGGCAGGGTGAAATCCTTGAGTTTATAAAGGAGCATGTTGCAACGATAGGGTATCCGCCGACCATAAGAGAGATATGCAGCCGTTTTGGGTTTTCAAGTCCCGACACTGCAAGGCATCACGTGGATGCCCTCAAAAGAAAGGGGTATTTAAGGCAGGAACCTCTTAAACAAAGGGCACTTGAGGTCTCAGGCATGAGGATGCCAAACATGCAGAGAATTCCACTCTTAGGAAATATTCGGGCAGGAACCCCGGGGCTTGCTGTTGAGGATGTGGCGGAGTATCTTGATGTGGATACAAGTCTATTTAATCTTACATCCGGTTTTGCCCTGAGGGTAAAAGGGGACAGTATGACGGAGGCCGGCATACTTGAGGGAGATATAGTGTTTGTTGACAAGGAGAGGGCTGTATCCAACGGTGATATCGGCATAGCTTTGATAGGGGATGAGGCTACAGTTAAGAGAATATACAGGGAGGACACAACCGTCCGGTTAGTGCCGGAAAATAAAAACATGGCGGCCATTGTCGTAGATGCTGCAGATGTGCTGATAATCGGCAAAGTGGCCGGTGTACTGAGGAGACTTTAA
- a CDS encoding beta-lactamase family protein — protein MLKKNTNKSIFVFIFLTIFISTVLLPSALYASEKHKKTKQSRKGKKPVRRHQNKKRITSAENIDINSVVGFEGYETWFSQLMAKNDVTGASVAIAKNGRIIYSKGFGYADKAAHEPVTPNTLFRVASVSKAVTAVAVMKLCEEGKLSLQDKVFRVLDGVSPLNGGDIDPRIYDITVQHLLQMSGGWNRKRSGDPVNYPHAVIAAKAAGKAPPADIDTTLRYWMGKHLDFDPGTDYAYSNIGYVILGKIVEKVSGQPYEKYVKSEIFNPIGITAMRLGKTLRKDRAAGETLYYSNPEQKLRPSIFVGEHGLVSEEYGAEFALETHSADGAWIGSASDLVRFIVTVAGDGEAVSPISQTSLKLMLRRPELDYWKNKNEYFGMGWNVVEGDVGSKSLWYRSGSLPGTLAYVGRREDRIAVALIVNSRPQSWHKFNRISRAALWRAVDTEKTLN, from the coding sequence ATGTTGAAAAAGAACACAAATAAGTCAATTTTTGTATTTATTTTTTTAACAATTTTTATTTCAACTGTACTTTTACCGTCTGCTTTATATGCATCCGAAAAGCACAAAAAGACTAAGCAATCGAGGAAAGGTAAAAAACCCGTGCGCAGGCATCAAAATAAAAAGAGGATAACATCGGCTGAAAATATTGATATTAACTCAGTGGTCGGCTTTGAGGGGTATGAGACATGGTTTTCACAATTGATGGCTAAAAATGATGTTACCGGGGCCTCGGTGGCAATTGCTAAAAACGGCAGAATAATATATTCAAAGGGTTTTGGGTATGCCGACAAAGCGGCACATGAGCCTGTGACGCCCAATACATTATTTCGAGTGGCAAGCGTGTCAAAGGCTGTTACAGCCGTTGCTGTGATGAAACTCTGTGAGGAAGGTAAGTTAAGTTTACAGGACAAAGTGTTCAGGGTTCTTGACGGGGTTAGCCCTCTAAACGGCGGCGACATTGACCCAAGGATTTATGATATAACAGTACAGCATCTGTTGCAAATGTCCGGGGGATGGAATAGAAAAAGAAGCGGGGACCCTGTAAATTACCCACACGCTGTAATTGCGGCCAAAGCGGCCGGAAAAGCTCCACCTGCCGATATTGACACTACACTACGCTATTGGATGGGTAAACATCTTGATTTTGACCCAGGCACCGATTATGCATATTCAAACATAGGTTATGTAATCCTTGGCAAAATAGTTGAGAAGGTATCCGGGCAGCCATACGAGAAATATGTTAAATCGGAGATTTTTAATCCAATTGGGATAACAGCCATGCGTCTGGGCAAAACGTTAAGAAAAGACAGGGCTGCGGGTGAAACGTTGTATTATTCAAATCCTGAACAAAAGCTACGGCCAAGTATTTTTGTGGGAGAGCACGGATTGGTGTCAGAGGAGTATGGGGCGGAGTTTGCGCTTGAAACTCATAGCGCCGACGGCGCATGGATAGGATCGGCAAGTGATCTGGTGAGATTTATAGTGACGGTGGCTGGTGATGGTGAGGCGGTCTCTCCTATATCGCAGACATCCCTGAAACTGATGTTGAGGCGCCCTGAACTGGATTACTGGAAAAACAAGAATGAGTATTTCGGCATGGGCTGGAACGTTGTAGAAGGCGATGTCGGGAGTAAAAGTTTATGGTACAGGAGCGGTTCACTTCCCGGAACACTGGCTTATGTGGGAAGGCGTGAGGATAGAATAGCGGTAGCACTAATAGTAAACTCACGTCCTCAGAGCTGGCACAAATTTAACAGGATATCCCGTGCTGCACTTTGGAGAGCGGTGGATACGGAAAAAACGCTGAACTGA
- the bioD gene encoding dethiobiotin synthase: MNGFFITGTDTGAGKTVITAIIALGLMDRSFNVTVRKPIETGCRLEQGLLIPEDGGFYKDVLRLNDSIDDITSVRFKEPLCPMAASEIEKKDIPLKKLITALTNVDKSTVLLVEGVGGVMAPLKKNFLIADLILELSLPVIVVAENRLGAINHTLLTIDFLKYRKINTAGIIINHTSDTDSLAHRTNPGVIAELSKTPIIGTVPFINKKDTESLINISKKYINYDIILGFLQRKR, from the coding sequence GTGAACGGTTTCTTTATAACAGGCACAGATACCGGAGCAGGGAAAACCGTGATAACGGCAATTATTGCCCTCGGCCTAATGGACAGAAGTTTTAATGTTACCGTAAGAAAACCCATTGAAACCGGATGCAGATTAGAGCAAGGACTGTTAATTCCTGAGGATGGAGGTTTTTATAAGGATGTTCTCCGCCTTAATGACAGCATAGATGACATTACGTCTGTCAGGTTTAAGGAACCACTCTGTCCGATGGCGGCCTCGGAAATTGAAAAAAAGGACATCCCGTTAAAAAAACTCATCACGGCTCTTACCAATGTTGATAAATCCACCGTCCTGTTGGTTGAAGGAGTTGGAGGTGTGATGGCACCGCTTAAAAAGAATTTTCTTATTGCCGACCTTATACTGGAGTTGAGTTTACCTGTGATAGTGGTAGCTGAAAACAGACTGGGCGCAATAAACCACACTCTTCTTACGATTGATTTTTTGAAATACAGAAAAATTAATACAGCAGGTATTATTATAAACCACACAAGCGACACTGATAGTTTGGCTCACAGGACAAACCCGGGCGTAATTGCAGAATTGTCAAAGACACCGATAATTGGCACAGTTCCGTTTATAAATAAAAAAGACACAGAAAGTTTAATAAATATATCGAAAAAATACATTAATTATGATATAATACTAGGTTTCTTACAGAGAAAAAGATAA
- a CDS encoding PBP1A family penicillin-binding protein — protein sequence MVEKKGLRRASQKEPVKPKKKRGILSYVLGFLIMVIALSLGFGGGFLFWTLSDLPKIKMLEEYTPLQTSLVYSADNELLAELFIERRTFVPYHKIPEHVKKAFIAVEDARFYKHRGIDFVRIFGAMYEDIKAGGFVQGGSTITQQLAKMLFLKPERSLERKLKEAALSVQIERHYTKDEIIGLYLNQTYFGTRAYGIEAASYTYFGKTTSDITIAEAALLAAIPKAPTTYSPFKNPQKALQRRNFVLKRMLVTGAITDKQCEKAMKVPLPVNAHTRRYNAPYFIDYIRNELEDEYGEKLYTAGIKIHTTLDYHMQKIAEKAVLFGVNNLAKRKRKNIQAALLAVDTKTGAIKAMVGGTDFWETQFNRVTQAVRQPGSSFKPIVYLAGLNEGFTPESIIIDQEISFTGSSKADIWVPQNYNHEYNGEVTLRFALSRSLNAATVYLADKVGIKKVIETAKMLGFKNQVQPYMPSALGASDVSLLELTYAYAAFSSGNRYSPYSIVKITNKDGVPLQEMKISYKNVIDDGVGNDLKELLRAVITEGTGRAAMSLNRTVYGKTGTTDSYADAWFMGFDERLAVGVWVGRDDHKPIGDRETGSQAALPIWIEFMKNINY from the coding sequence ATGGTTGAGAAAAAAGGGCTACGGCGGGCATCCCAAAAAGAGCCGGTAAAGCCAAAAAAGAAACGGGGAATTTTATCCTATGTTTTAGGTTTTCTTATTATGGTTATAGCCCTGTCACTGGGTTTTGGCGGGGGTTTTTTGTTCTGGACGCTTTCCGATTTACCTAAAATAAAGATGCTTGAGGAATATACCCCGCTTCAAACCTCTCTTGTTTACTCGGCGGATAACGAGCTGCTGGCGGAGCTCTTCATAGAAAGACGTACATTTGTACCCTATCATAAGATTCCGGAGCACGTAAAAAAGGCATTCATAGCGGTAGAGGACGCACGCTTTTATAAGCACAGAGGGATTGATTTTGTCAGAATTTTCGGGGCAATGTATGAGGACATAAAGGCAGGGGGGTTTGTTCAGGGGGGCAGCACAATAACCCAGCAATTGGCTAAAATGTTGTTTCTGAAACCTGAGAGGTCACTGGAGAGAAAGCTCAAGGAGGCAGCCCTTTCCGTGCAAATAGAGCGCCACTACACTAAGGATGAAATCATCGGCCTGTACTTAAACCAGACATATTTCGGCACACGGGCTTATGGCATAGAGGCGGCCTCTTATACATACTTTGGAAAGACCACATCAGATATAACGATTGCCGAGGCTGCACTTCTGGCTGCAATACCCAAGGCGCCGACAACTTACTCGCCATTTAAAAATCCACAAAAAGCCCTGCAACGGAGAAACTTTGTTCTTAAGCGGATGCTTGTCACCGGTGCTATAACAGACAAACAATGTGAAAAGGCAATGAAGGTTCCACTTCCGGTAAATGCTCACACAAGGCGGTACAACGCCCCCTACTTTATAGATTATATAAGAAATGAGCTTGAGGACGAATATGGGGAAAAACTCTACACCGCCGGTATAAAGATTCATACAACACTGGACTATCACATGCAAAAGATAGCTGAAAAAGCCGTTTTATTTGGAGTCAACAATCTTGCCAAACGAAAACGCAAAAATATTCAGGCTGCTCTTTTGGCCGTTGACACTAAGACCGGTGCTATTAAAGCTATGGTTGGTGGTACTGATTTCTGGGAAACACAGTTTAACAGGGTAACACAGGCGGTAAGGCAACCCGGTTCGTCATTTAAGCCGATAGTCTATCTGGCCGGACTTAACGAGGGATTCACCCCTGAGAGCATCATTATTGATCAGGAAATTAGTTTTACCGGCAGCAGCAAGGCCGACATCTGGGTACCGCAAAACTACAACCACGAGTACAACGGAGAGGTAACCCTTCGTTTTGCGCTCTCGCGCTCACTAAATGCCGCTACTGTGTATCTGGCCGATAAGGTCGGCATTAAGAAAGTTATAGAGACGGCGAAAATGCTTGGCTTTAAGAATCAGGTTCAGCCCTATATGCCATCAGCCCTCGGCGCCTCAGACGTCTCTCTCTTAGAGCTGACATATGCCTATGCCGCATTTAGCAGCGGAAACCGCTACAGTCCGTACTCCATAGTAAAGATAACCAACAAAGACGGAGTACCGCTTCAGGAAATGAAAATTTCCTACAAAAACGTAATAGATGATGGAGTGGGCAATGACCTCAAAGAACTCCTCAGAGCGGTAATAACTGAGGGCACAGGGCGTGCCGCCATGTCGTTAAACAGAACTGTATATGGCAAAACCGGCACTACGGATAGTTATGCAGATGCGTGGTTTATGGGTTTTGATGAAAGGCTGGCCGTTGGAGTATGGGTTGGAAGGGATGACCATAAACCAATCGGAGACAGGGAAACCGGCTCTCAGGCGGCGCTGCCTATTTGGATTGAGTTTATGAAAAATATTAATTATTAA